GGCACCACCACGCGGAAGCCGCGCGTGAGCGTCCAGAGCAGCTCCAGCACGGAGATGTCGAAGGCGAAGCTGGTGAGTGCCAGCCAGGTGCCGCCGGTGGCTCCCACGCGCGAGTCCATGGCCAGGAAGAAGTTGGCCACGTTGCCGTGCTCCACCAGCACGCCCTTGGGCCGGCCCGTGGAGCCGGAGGTATAGAGGACGTACGCGGTGTTGCCCGCGCGGGCGCGGGCGGGCACGTCGAGCGGGCTCGCCTCGGCGAGCGCGGCCGACTCGGACTCGGGGCAGAGCACCTCGAGCCCCGGCGCGGAGAGGAAGTTGCGCAGCCGCTCCTCGGTGACGAGGAGGGTGACGCGCGCATCTTCCAGCACGAAGGTCAGGCGCTCGTGCGGGTACTCCGGATCGAGCGGCACGTAGGCACCGCCCGACTTGAGGATGGCCAACATGGCCACGACCAGATCCGGCCCGTGCGACATGCACAGGCCCACCCGGCTCTCCGGGCCCACCCCGCGCCGCTCGAGCAGGCGGGCCAGGCGGTTCGCCCGCTCATTCGCCTCGCGGTAGGTGATCCGCTGCTGGCCTCCGAGCAGGGCGAGCTCGTCCGGGGTGCGGCGCACCTGCTCCTCGAACTGCTCGACGAGGGTGGTCTCCGGCACCGGTAGCGTGCGGGTGTCGTTCCAGGAGTCCAGCAGGAGCGTCCTCTCCTGGCGCGAGAGGATCGGCAGCCGCGACACCTGCTGGCCGGGCTCGCTCACCGCGCCCTCCAGCAGCACCAGGTAGCGCTCGGCGAACAGCGCCGCCGTCGTGGCGTCGAAGAGGTCCGTGTTGTACTCGAGCTCCGCGCGCAGGCCGTCCTCGGCCGTGGGGATGACCTCGAGCGTGAGGTCCAGGCGCGCCGTCCCGGCGTCCACCCGGTCCGGCTCCACGGTGAGGCCGGGCAGCTTCAGCTCGACCGGGGGCACGTTCTGGAGGGTGAACATCACCTGGAAGAGCGGGGCCCGGCTCGGATCCCGCTCGGGCCGCAGCTCCTCCACCAGCTTCTCGAAGGGCAGCTCGGCATGGGAGAACGCCTCGAGCGTGCCCTGCCGCACGCGCCCGAGCAGCTCGCGGAAGGTGGGGTTGCCGGAGAGGTCCGTGCGCAGCACGAGGCTGTTGACGAAGAAGCCGATCAGCCCCTCCGTCTCCACGCGGCCGCGGTTGGCGGTGGGCGAGCCGACGATGATGTCCGTCTGGCCGGAGAGCCGGTGCAGAAGCACATCGAACGCGGCCAGCAGCACCATGTAGAGGGTGGCGCCCTCGGCGCGGGCCAGCTCCGCCACCTGGCGGGCGAGCTCGGGTGGGAGCTCGAAGTGATGGACGGCGCCGCGGTACGTCTCCGAGGGAGGACGCGGGCGGGACGTGGGCAGCTGCAGCGTGGCGCGTGGCGCGGCGAGCTTCTGCTTCCAGTAGGAGAGCTGCTGGGCGAGCACCTCGCCCTGGAGCCACTCCCGCTGCCACGCCGCGTAGTCGCCGTACTGGATGGGCAGCTCGGGCAGGTCCGGCTCCTGCCCGCGGGCGTACGCCCCGTAGAGCGCCACCAGCTCCTTGACCAGCACCGTCCGGGACCAGCCGTCCGAGACGATGTGGTGGTTGGTCAGCAGCAGCACGTGCGAGTCCTGGCGCACCTCGATGAGGGTGGCGCGCAGCAGCACGGGCTGCGTCAGGTCGAAGGGCTTGCGTGCCTCCTCCTGCGCCAGGCGGGCGACCTCGGCCTCGCGCTGGTCCTCGGGCACCTCGGCCAGCCGCACGCGCTCGAGCGTCAGCTGGGCGAGCATGGGGATGCGCTGCACGGGCCGCTCATCCACCAGGACGAAGCTCGTCCGGAGGATCTCATGACGGCGCACGAGCTCCTCGAGGCTTCGCTCCAGGGCCTCGACATCCAGGGTGCCGCGCAGCCGCAGCAGCACGTTCTCGTTGAAGGCGGGGTTGCCTGGATCCAACTGATCCAGGAACCACATCCGCTCCTGGGAGAAGGAGAGGGGGGCCCGCCCCGTGTCCTCGCGGCGCCGGATGCCTGGCCTGGCGGTCCCGGCCTCGCCCCTCAGGCGGCGGGCGAGGAGTTCTTGTTTCTCGGGAGAGAGATTGGCGCGGCGCCGCGCCAGGTCCTTGGGGTCCCTGGTGTTCGTCATGGGGGCGGGTTCCGGGTGATCAGTCGATCAGATGAGGTTGAACTCGCGCGTCCACGTGCGGCGATGGGCCTGGACGAACTGGTGCGCGGCGTTGATGTCCGCGTCCATGGGGCGGTCCACCTCGAGGAAGGAGACGTGCTGGCGGAACTGCTTGTAGATGCTCTCGGTGACGGGCGACAGCCGCAGACCCTGGTTGAAGTCGATGGCCTGGGCGGCGGTGAGCAGCTCGATGCCCAGGATGTACTCGCAGTTCTGCGCCACCGTCTCCAGCTTGTAGGCGGAGGTTCCGCCCATGCTGACGTGGTCCTCCTGGAGCTGGCAGGTGGGGATGGTGTCCACGCTGGCCGGGGTGCAGAGGACCTTGTTCTCGTTGAGGAGCGCGGCGGAGGTGTACTGGATGATCATCAACCCCGAGTTCACTCCGGGGTGCTTCACCAGGAAGCTGGGCAGGCCGCGCTGGCCGGAGAGCATCTGGTAGGTGCGGCGCTCGGAGATGTTGGCGACCTCGCTGGTGGCGATGGCCAGGAAGTCCAGCACGAAGGCGGTGGACTCACCGTGGAGGGCGCCGCCGAAGAGGACGGTGTCCTGCTCGGGGAAGAAGAGCGGGTTGTCCGAGACGCCGTTGTACTCCTTCTCCAGCGTCTCCTTGGCGAAGCGGAACGTCTGCCGGATGGCGGCGTGCACCTGCGGGATGCAGCGGTAGGAGTAGGGGTCCTGCATGGACTTGTTGCAGGTGGGCAGCTCCCAGTGGTTGCTGCCCTCCAGCAGCCGCCGCAGGTTGGCCGAGACGATCCTCCGGTCCTCGTGGAACGACGTCTGGTGGTAGAGGGCCTGGTAGAAGGTGCGCGAGGCGCTGTATCCCTGGATGCTCAGCGAGGCGATGACGTCCGAGGCGGAGATCAGCTCCTCGATGTGCATCAGCGCGTTGGCGCCGAGCGCGTTGATGTACTGCACGCCGTTGGTGAGGGCCAGGCCCTCCTTGGCCTTGAGCCGCAGCGGCTGCCAGCCCATCTCCGCCAGGGCCACCTTGGAATCGACGAGCTGGCCGCGGAAGTGCACCTTGCCCAACCCGAGCAGCGGCATCGCCATGTGCGCCAGCGGCGCGAGGTCACCACTGGCGCCCACCGTGCCCTTCTTCGGGATGGCCGGGATGACGCCGTGGTTCCAGAAGTCGAGCATCCTCTGGACGGTCTCCATCGACACGCCGGTGTGCCCGGTGCGGAAGGTGAGCAGCTTGATGAGCATCACCAGCCGCGAGATGCGCTCGGGGACGATCTCCCCGACGCCGCAGGCATGTGAGACGACGTGGTTGTACTGGAGCAGTTCCACCTCCGCGGGGGTGACCCGCGTTTCGCAGAGGGAGCCGAAGCCCGTGTTGACGCCGTAGATGTAGCGGTCTTCCTGGGCCTTCTTCTGGACGTAGCGGGCCCCCGCGTCGATGCGCTCGACGACTTCTGGGGCCAATGACAAGTGGGGCGTCTCCTCCACGAGGGCGCGGAGTTCATGGAGCGAATAGAAGGCGAGGGAAAGAGCGTGCGTGCGTTCCGATGACATGGGGCGCGCAAGCTACCCAAGACCGGAAAGCTCATTCAAGCACGCAGATGCGTATGCAACCGACGTTTGCTTGCCTGCCATATGTGCGCCACGCATGGGGCTCGCGGCTCCGGCCCGATGCGTGCGACGTGTCGACGCTATTTGAATACGGCGGCTCCTGTAATAGATGGCGCGCATGAACGTCCCGCACGAGCCTTCTTCTCCTCCGAGCACTCACTCCGGTGGTGAGACCGACATCGCCATCATCGCCATGACCGGCCGTTTTCCCGGTGCTCCGAACGTGGAGGCGCTGTGGGAGAATTTGCTCGCCGGCAGAGAATCCATTTCCTTTTTCTCATCGGATGAGTTGGCGGCGGCGGGTGTGGAGGAGTCGCTGCGCAAGAACCCGCGGTATGTCGCGGCGCGCGGCATCGTGGAGGGCATCGAGGACTTCGATGCTGGCTTCTTCGGCTTCAATCCGCGCGAGGCGGAGATCATGGATCCGCAGCAGCGGCTCTTCCTCGAGTGCGCGTGGGAGGCACTGGAGGCGGCCGGCTATTGCGCGGAGGGCGCGGGGGGGCGGGTGGGTGTCTACGCGAGCGCCTACTTGAGCACCTATCTGCTGCGCAACGTGTACCCCAACCGGGGGGCGCTCCGGGAGCTGGGGCCGGCCCTCGTGCATCAGGGCAACGTGGGAGACCAGCTCGCCACCCGCGTGGCGTACAAGCTGGGCCTCACCGGGCCCGCGCTCACCGTGCAGACGGCGTGCTCCTCCTCGCTGGTGGCCGTGCACCTGGCCTGCCAGGCGCTGCTGGTGGGGGAGTGTGATACGGCGCTCGCGGGCGGTGTGTCGCTCATGGTGCCGCAGCGCGCGGGCTACCTCCACGAGGTGGGGGGCATCGTGTCGCCGGACGGCCACGTGCGCGCCTTCGATGCGCGGGCCCAGGGCACCGTCTTCAGCGATGGCGCCGGCGTGGTCGTCCTCAAGCGCCTGGCGGACGCGATCGCGGACGGTGATGAGATCCTCGCGGTGATCAAGGGCTCGGCCATCAACAATGATGGTTCGGGCAAGGTGGGCTTCACCGCGCCGAGCGTGGACGGGCAGGCGGAGGTCATCTCCAGCGCCCTGGCGATGTCGGGCCTGGAGCCCGCGGACATCGGCTACGTGGAGGCCCACGGGACGGGCACCGAGCTGGGTGACTCCATCGAGGTGCACGCGCTCAACCGCGTCTTCGGCGGCTCGCGGCGCCCGGGCGGCTGCGTCCTGGGCTCGGTGAAGACGAACCTGGGGCACCTGGACAACGCCGCGGGCGTGGTCGGGTTGATCAAGGCCGCGCTGGTGGTGGGCCGCGGAAAGCTCCCCGGGACGCTCCACTTCGAGACGCCGAGCCCGAAGCTCGGGCTGGAGCAGGGGCCGTTCCAGGTGTCGGCCGCGACGCGCGACTGGCCGCGGGACGGGCAGCCGCGCCGCGCGGGCGTGAGCGCGTTCGGAGTGGGCGGGACGAATGCTCACGTGGTGGTGGAGCAGCCCCCGGCGAGCAAGGCCTCGGCGGCGTCCGCGCGCTCGCACCGGCTCGTGGTGCTCTCGGCGAAGACGGCCTCGGCGCTGGATGCGGCGACCGAGCGCGTGGTGGAGGTCCTCGCGAAGCGACCCGACGTGTCGCTGGATGACGCGGCGTACACGCTGGCGGTGGGGCGGCGGGCGCTGCCGCACCGGCGGGTGCTGGTGTGCCGGGACGTGGCGGATGCCGGAGCCGCGCTCCGGGGCGGTCCCTCCGGGCGCCGCGTGGCGAGCGCGCACCACGAGGGCGCCGCGGCCGAGGTGGCCTTCCTCTTCCCGGGGCAGGGCGCGCAGCATCCCGGCATGGCCCGGGCCCTCTACGAGACCGAGCCTGTCTTCCGCGCGGAGGTGGATCGCTGCGCCGAGCTGCTGCGGCCCCTGCTCGACGTGGACCTGCGCCAGGTGCTCTACCCCGCGCCGGGCGCCCGCGCCGATGCCATCCACCAGACGGCCTTCACCCAGCCGGCGCTGTTCGTGACGGAGTA
This is a stretch of genomic DNA from Archangium violaceum. It encodes these proteins:
- a CDS encoding HAL/PAL/TAL family ammonia-lyase, which encodes MSSERTHALSLAFYSLHELRALVEETPHLSLAPEVVERIDAGARYVQKKAQEDRYIYGVNTGFGSLCETRVTPAEVELLQYNHVVSHACGVGEIVPERISRLVMLIKLLTFRTGHTGVSMETVQRMLDFWNHGVIPAIPKKGTVGASGDLAPLAHMAMPLLGLGKVHFRGQLVDSKVALAEMGWQPLRLKAKEGLALTNGVQYINALGANALMHIEELISASDVIASLSIQGYSASRTFYQALYHQTSFHEDRRIVSANLRRLLEGSNHWELPTCNKSMQDPYSYRCIPQVHAAIRQTFRFAKETLEKEYNGVSDNPLFFPEQDTVLFGGALHGESTAFVLDFLAIATSEVANISERRTYQMLSGQRGLPSFLVKHPGVNSGLMIIQYTSAALLNENKVLCTPASVDTIPTCQLQEDHVSMGGTSAYKLETVAQNCEYILGIELLTAAQAIDFNQGLRLSPVTESIYKQFRQHVSFLEVDRPMDADINAAHQFVQAHRRTWTREFNLI